One window from the genome of Anopheles coluzzii chromosome X, AcolN3, whole genome shotgun sequence encodes:
- the LOC120952276 gene encoding uncharacterized protein LOC120952276 isoform X2 translates to MASKKMRMDGSLSKKRQQYLEQLEREWQAEQHQPNLPGPSGVTAGQEPNLIMNVDESNAGAELCASDGDGGYGDMEREAEFDLQEENDWQEDEEDVYMERDTNYQFFDNISLQEGLRYVAVTKNLSRSTVNMILGLLRRKLKLCLPADARTLLKTSTKVGMEIQPILGGQFWYQGIETVIREHFGEIIPHVDLFSLQVFIDGLPLYKSSARQLWPILFKVEELPDAPVMLAGVFCGFTKPDHVEGFLRPLVDEVNKLQSSGLRFGDKTVGVKLHIFIADLPARCFAKATISYVGKHSCHKCTCVGVHEGKKVIFDDVDAALRTEESFKGRTDKEHHKSWKSPLEDVLQFIKNTGQNKIYNAS, encoded by the exons ATGGCATCAAAAAAAATGCGAATGGATGGCAGTCTTTCGAAAAAACGCCAACAGTATTTGGAGCAGTTGGAACGCGAATGGCAAGCGGAGCAGCACCAACCGAATCTTCCGGGTCCAAGCGGAGTAACGGCAGGACAGGAGCCGAATCTCATCATGAATG TTGATGAATCTAACGCCGGAGCGGAGCTATGTGCGTCTGACGGCGATGGTGGCTATGGTGACATGGAACGGGAAGCCGAATTCGATTTACAGGAGGAAAATGATTGGCAGGAAGACGAGGAAGATGTGTACATGGAAAGAGACACAAACTACCAGTTTTTTGACAACATATCGTTGCAGGAAGGACTTCGTTATGTTGCCGTAACGAAAAATCTGTCCCGATCTACGGTCAACATGATTCTGGGTCTGTTGCGAAGAAAGCTGAAGCTCTGCCTTCCTGCTGACGCTCGAACCCTCTTAAAAACGTCCACCAAGGTCGGGATGGAAATCCAACCAATCTTGGGTGGGCAGTTTTGGTATCAGGGCATAGAGACCGTGATAAGAGAACATTTTGG GGAGATTATCCCGCATGttgatcttttttctttgcaggTTTTCATCGATGGATTACCCCTTTACAAGAGTTCGGCAAGGCAGTTATGGCCGATTCTATTTAAGGTAGAGGAACTACCAGATGCACCGGTGATGCTTGCCGGTGTATTTTGTGGATTCACAAAACCGGATCACGTGGAAGGATTTTTGCGGCCTCTCGTTGATGAAGTAAACAAGCTTCAATCAAGCGGCTTGCGGTTCGGCGACAAGACGGTGGGCGTTAAACTTCACATATTTATCGCTGATTTACCCGCCCGCTGCTTTGCCAAAG CCACCATAAGCTACGTTGGCAAACACAGCTGTCATAAATGTACATGCGTGGGAGTACACGAAGGGAAAAAAGTCATTTTTGATGATGTGGATGCTGCATTGCGGACTGAGGAAAGCTTTAAAGGCAGGACGGATAAGGAACATCACAAAAGTTGGAAGTCACCTTTGGAAGATGTG TTGCAATTCATTAAAAACAccgggcaaaacaaaatatacaacGCCTCATGA
- the LOC120952276 gene encoding uncharacterized protein LOC120952276 isoform X1, translating into MASKKMRMDGSLSKKRQQYLEQLEREWQAEQHQPNLPGPSGVTAGQEPNLIMNVDESNAGAELCASDGDGGYGDMEREAEFDLQEENDWQEDEEDVYMERDTNYQFFDNISLQEGLRYVAVTKNLSRSTVNMILGLLRRKLKLCLPADARTLLKTSTKVGMEIQPILGGQFWYQGIETVIREHFGEIIPHVDLFSLQVFIDGLPLYKSSARQLWPILFKVEELPDAPVMLAGVFCGFTKPDHVEGFLRPLVDEVNKLQSSGLRFGDKTVGVKLHIFIADLPARCFAKATISYVGKHSCHKCTCVGVHEGKKVIFDDVDAALRTEESFKGRTDKEHHKSWKSPLEDVRRYLTPNFLWLGWSMGWTTFV; encoded by the exons ATGGCATCAAAAAAAATGCGAATGGATGGCAGTCTTTCGAAAAAACGCCAACAGTATTTGGAGCAGTTGGAACGCGAATGGCAAGCGGAGCAGCACCAACCGAATCTTCCGGGTCCAAGCGGAGTAACGGCAGGACAGGAGCCGAATCTCATCATGAATG TTGATGAATCTAACGCCGGAGCGGAGCTATGTGCGTCTGACGGCGATGGTGGCTATGGTGACATGGAACGGGAAGCCGAATTCGATTTACAGGAGGAAAATGATTGGCAGGAAGACGAGGAAGATGTGTACATGGAAAGAGACACAAACTACCAGTTTTTTGACAACATATCGTTGCAGGAAGGACTTCGTTATGTTGCCGTAACGAAAAATCTGTCCCGATCTACGGTCAACATGATTCTGGGTCTGTTGCGAAGAAAGCTGAAGCTCTGCCTTCCTGCTGACGCTCGAACCCTCTTAAAAACGTCCACCAAGGTCGGGATGGAAATCCAACCAATCTTGGGTGGGCAGTTTTGGTATCAGGGCATAGAGACCGTGATAAGAGAACATTTTGG GGAGATTATCCCGCATGttgatcttttttctttgcaggTTTTCATCGATGGATTACCCCTTTACAAGAGTTCGGCAAGGCAGTTATGGCCGATTCTATTTAAGGTAGAGGAACTACCAGATGCACCGGTGATGCTTGCCGGTGTATTTTGTGGATTCACAAAACCGGATCACGTGGAAGGATTTTTGCGGCCTCTCGTTGATGAAGTAAACAAGCTTCAATCAAGCGGCTTGCGGTTCGGCGACAAGACGGTGGGCGTTAAACTTCACATATTTATCGCTGATTTACCCGCCCGCTGCTTTGCCAAAG CCACCATAAGCTACGTTGGCAAACACAGCTGTCATAAATGTACATGCGTGGGAGTACACGAAGGGAAAAAAGTCATTTTTGATGATGTGGATGCTGCATTGCGGACTGAGGAAAGCTTTAAAGGCAGGACGGATAAGGAACATCACAAAAGTTGGAAGTCACCTTTGGAAGATGTG agAAGGTATTTGACTCCTAATTTTCTGTGGCTCGG ATGGAGCATGGGTTGGACTACATTCGTATAA